A window from Pseudomonadota bacterium encodes these proteins:
- a CDS encoding GNAT family N-acetyltransferase, translating to MVISIRDVRPDELPWVQQTNNDATPAVNHLKIERLEQLYGYSAFVRIAELDGTPAGFLLAMTADSDYDSVNYRWFQQQYEQFVYIDRVVIAPGFRRKGVGRVLYADVQSFTEQNAPLLTCEVNLKPSNPGSVLFHSTYGFHEVGQQDTEDGEKRVSLLAMPTPAFESLGRS from the coding sequence TTGGTCATCAGTATCCGCGACGTACGCCCCGACGAGCTTCCCTGGGTCCAACAAACCAACAACGACGCAACGCCGGCAGTCAACCACCTGAAGATTGAACGCCTTGAGCAGCTCTATGGCTATTCGGCGTTCGTGCGGATCGCCGAGCTCGACGGCACGCCGGCCGGGTTTCTGCTGGCAATGACGGCGGATAGCGACTACGACAGCGTCAACTATCGGTGGTTTCAGCAGCAGTACGAGCAGTTTGTGTATATCGACCGGGTCGTGATTGCGCCAGGTTTTCGCCGCAAGGGCGTCGGACGAGTGCTGTACGCTGACGTTCAGTCTTTCACGGAGCAAAACGCGCCGCTCCTGACTTGTGAGGTCAATCTAAAACCCAGTAATCCGGGATCAGTCCTGTTTCACTCGACCTATGGTTTTCATGAAGTGGGGCAGCAGGATACCGAGGACGGGGAAAAGCGCGTCAGCCTGCTCGCCATGCCCACCCCAGCATTTGAGTCGCTGGGTCGCAGTTAG
- a CDS encoding sensor histidine kinase: MSRILNTNQLLRFAGLFTWVCVGFALVMAPQLGGGDMPRARYLLWGIAQLTFGVAYWILSNSIQRRPARTRLHLLLLALMSVSALEISGVSSSGLGGILLVVVAGVLPWALPLSWGVAWLLVQNLLLAWTVGQIPDVTMEQAVLLGGLYLGYSSFTFVISLVARRQSYARDELRKVNSELRATQALLAESTRIAERVRISRELHDLVGHHLTALSLNLEVASHLVTGKAVDHVTQAQTVAKLLLSDVREVVGAMRGGDSINLTEALMRLSEGVPKPTIHLDIPEQLNVDDPQRAQVVLRCAQEIITNAVKHADAENLWLSISQNDSGLTITARDDGRGTPRVNEGNGLTGMGERVRQLGGNLSVKSGPGAGFSLNAWLPREAII, encoded by the coding sequence GTGTCTCGCATCCTCAATACCAATCAGCTCCTGCGCTTTGCCGGCCTGTTTACCTGGGTCTGTGTTGGCTTCGCGCTGGTGATGGCGCCTCAGCTCGGTGGTGGGGATATGCCCAGGGCGCGCTACCTCCTGTGGGGCATCGCTCAGCTGACCTTCGGGGTTGCCTACTGGATCCTCTCGAACTCGATCCAGCGACGACCCGCCCGAACCCGGCTCCATCTGCTTTTGCTGGCGTTGATGAGCGTTTCGGCGCTGGAAATTTCCGGGGTCAGCAGCTCGGGGCTCGGCGGCATTCTGCTCGTTGTGGTGGCCGGCGTGCTCCCCTGGGCGCTGCCGCTGTCGTGGGGCGTGGCCTGGCTGCTGGTCCAAAACCTGCTGCTGGCTTGGACTGTGGGACAGATCCCTGACGTCACGATGGAGCAGGCTGTGCTGCTCGGCGGCCTTTATCTGGGCTATTCGAGCTTCACCTTTGTGATTTCGCTGGTGGCGCGTCGCCAAAGCTACGCACGGGACGAGCTGCGCAAGGTCAACTCGGAGCTGCGGGCGACGCAGGCGCTGCTCGCGGAGAGCACGCGGATCGCGGAGCGAGTCCGAATCTCCCGCGAGCTCCATGATCTGGTGGGGCACCACCTCACGGCGCTGAGTCTTAATCTTGAGGTCGCCAGCCATCTCGTGACCGGCAAAGCGGTTGATCACGTGACGCAGGCCCAGACCGTCGCAAAACTCCTGCTCAGCGACGTCCGGGAGGTGGTGGGCGCCATGCGCGGCGGCGACAGCATCAATCTGACCGAGGCGCTGATGCGACTGTCAGAGGGGGTGCCGAAACCGACGATTCACCTCGACATCCCGGAACAGCTAAACGTGGATGACCCGCAGCGTGCGCAGGTGGTGCTGCGCTGCGCTCAGGAAATTATCACCAACGCGGTAAAACACGCGGATGCCGAGAACCTGTGGCTCTCGATTTCGCAAAACGATTCGGGGCTGACGATCACTGCGCGTGACGATGGTCGAGGCACGCCGCGGGTCAACGAAGGAAACGGCCTGACGGGGATGGGCGAGCGGGTAAGGCAGCTCGGCGGAAATCTGTCCGTAAAATCTGGACCCGGGGCTGGCTTCAGCCTCAATGCATGGTTACCAAGGGAAGCAATCATATGA